From the Amycolatopsis thermoflava N1165 genome, one window contains:
- a CDS encoding putative hydro-lyase: MTPEQARAAFRAGTVAPTSGWATGFTQTNLIAVPRDWAYDVLLFCQRNPQPCPVLDVTDPGSTATTLAPGADLSRDLPRYRVWRHGELAEEVDDVSGLWQENLVAFSIGCSFTFETGLLAAGIPLRHLEQGRNVSMYVTNRECRPAGRLHGPMVVSMRPIPAGRVDEAIAISGAMPAVHGAPVHVGDPAGLGIADLARPDFGDPVEAEPGDVPVFWACGVTPQAALMASKPPFAITHSPGHMFITDRRDSEYRVPTAAR; the protein is encoded by the coding sequence ATGACCCCGGAACAGGCGCGGGCGGCGTTCCGCGCCGGAACCGTGGCGCCGACGTCGGGGTGGGCGACCGGTTTCACGCAGACCAACCTGATCGCGGTGCCACGCGACTGGGCCTACGACGTGCTGCTGTTCTGCCAGCGCAACCCGCAGCCGTGTCCGGTCCTCGACGTCACCGACCCGGGCAGCACCGCGACCACGCTCGCCCCCGGCGCCGACCTGAGCCGCGACCTGCCGCGGTACCGCGTGTGGCGGCACGGCGAGCTGGCCGAGGAGGTCGACGACGTCAGCGGGCTGTGGCAGGAGAACCTGGTCGCGTTTTCGATCGGCTGCAGCTTCACGTTCGAGACCGGGCTGCTCGCCGCCGGGATCCCGCTGCGGCACCTGGAGCAGGGCCGCAACGTGTCGATGTACGTGACGAACCGCGAGTGCCGGCCGGCCGGGCGGCTGCACGGACCGATGGTCGTGTCGATGCGCCCGATCCCGGCGGGCCGGGTCGACGAGGCGATCGCGATCAGCGGCGCGATGCCCGCGGTGCACGGCGCGCCGGTGCACGTCGGCGACCCCGCCGGGCTCGGGATCGCCGACCTGGCCCGCCCCGACTTCGGTGACCCGGTCGAGGCGGAACCCGGTGACGTGCCGGTGTTCTGGGCGTGCGGGGTCACCCCGCAGGCGGCGCTGATGGCGTCGAAGCCGCCGTTCGCGATCACCCACTCGCCTGGGCACATGTTCATCACCGACCGCAGGGACAGCGAGTACCGCGTGCCTACGGCAGCGCGGTGA
- a CDS encoding DUF917 domain-containing protein, whose protein sequence is MRITVADVPALERGVALLGSGGGGDTMTAAALLRQHVTHGREPDISGALDPNTLVMPVGIVGATAAFTEKLPSGAEFATAVSAIERWTGARAGALVSIEIGGLNGLMPLVAAVELGLPCADADLSGRGLPRLDQLSIAATGRGLAPAALAEPGGQVLVLAAGSDESVERGARAFLASSGGWAAMAFAPVPAGELPRCAVMGSVTGALELGSRVLAAGEGPEPDRLAEASGGRVLAMGRVLEVSRHPGPGAHGRAGFGRGSATLTDHRTGALLRLEMENEYLLALRDGHPVASTPDVLAVVDHRTGVPVPCDGIRAGIEVDVLQLAAAPFWTDPRRLPVLQPRAYGIDSDPVLA, encoded by the coding sequence ATGCGCATCACCGTGGCGGACGTGCCCGCGCTCGAACGGGGCGTCGCGCTGCTCGGGTCGGGCGGTGGCGGCGACACGATGACGGCCGCGGCGCTCCTGCGCCAGCACGTCACCCACGGGCGTGAACCCGACATCTCCGGCGCGCTGGATCCGAACACGCTGGTGATGCCGGTCGGGATCGTCGGCGCGACCGCCGCCTTCACCGAGAAACTGCCCAGCGGCGCGGAGTTCGCGACCGCGGTGTCGGCGATCGAGCGCTGGACCGGCGCCCGGGCCGGCGCGCTGGTGTCGATCGAGATCGGCGGGCTCAACGGGCTGATGCCGCTGGTCGCCGCCGTCGAGCTGGGCCTGCCGTGCGCCGACGCCGACCTGTCCGGCCGCGGGCTGCCGCGGCTGGACCAGCTCTCCATCGCCGCGACCGGCCGCGGGCTGGCCCCTGCCGCGCTCGCCGAGCCGGGCGGTCAGGTGCTGGTGCTGGCGGCCGGTTCGGACGAGTCGGTCGAACGCGGCGCCCGCGCGTTCCTGGCCAGCTCCGGCGGGTGGGCGGCGATGGCGTTCGCCCCGGTGCCCGCGGGTGAACTGCCGCGGTGCGCGGTGATGGGCAGCGTCACCGGCGCGCTGGAACTGGGCAGTCGGGTGCTCGCAGCCGGGGAGGGCCCGGAGCCGGACCGGCTCGCCGAGGCCTCCGGCGGGCGGGTGCTCGCGATGGGCCGCGTGCTCGAGGTGTCCCGGCACCCCGGTCCCGGGGCGCACGGCCGCGCCGGGTTCGGCCGCGGCAGCGCGACGCTGACCGACCACCGCACCGGGGCGCTGCTCCGGCTGGAGATGGAGAACGAGTACCTGCTGGCGCTGCGGGACGGCCATCCGGTGGCATCCACGCCGGACGTGCTGGCCGTGGTCGACCACCGCACCGGCGTTCCGGTGCCCTGCGACGGGATCCGCGCCGGGATCGAGGTCGACGTGCTGCAGCTCGCCGCGGCGCCGTTCTGGACCGATCCGCGACGGCTGCCGGTGCTGCAGCCGCGCGCGTACGGCATCGACTCGGATCCGGTGCTCGCATGA